From one Halothece sp. PCC 7418 genomic stretch:
- a CDS encoding RsmB/NOP family class I SAM-dependent RNA methyltransferase produces MTTETLLERYESLIDDPEAFASAIAQPLPTCIRVNPLKTTSVAVKQFLESQHLWFEPLSWYPDAFRIRNWEKPGLTLPFASGWYNLQEEIALTAVKVLDPQPGERVIDLCAAPGGKTVQIATRLQGTGMVVANEAQISRLSQLRAMLDRIGVSNVMMSNYDGTSIPLQNHSFDRVLVDVPCSGEGTLRKGKMTRKQHRLRYSEKIATTQKKLLHRALQLVKPNGIIVYSTCTFAPEENEAVIDAVLGERGILESAAISHLKGMSGLQQWQGQTFRKDLVEAQRYFPHFNDTGGFFVARIRRSESHLEPTAAPNEVSREFQPQEVENARYLQWFSERFGIDPDVFSSFQLWKKGQDKFWLADLSCQPTFEVEIQTLGIPLMRTSYKPTTCALQRFGSDITRNVVSLDDFSAVKRFFLGESQAINASVESGFVHVRYDHYELGCGISKNGLLHSQIPKGLRLKILA; encoded by the coding sequence GTGACTACAGAAACTTTATTAGAACGCTATGAGTCCTTAATTGATGATCCAGAAGCCTTTGCCAGCGCGATCGCGCAACCGCTTCCCACTTGCATTCGGGTGAATCCCCTCAAAACAACATCCGTAGCCGTGAAACAGTTTCTGGAGTCTCAGCATCTCTGGTTTGAACCCTTATCTTGGTATCCTGATGCGTTCCGTATCCGCAACTGGGAAAAACCTGGCTTAACCCTTCCCTTTGCTAGCGGTTGGTATAACTTACAAGAAGAAATTGCGTTAACTGCTGTCAAAGTGCTTGATCCGCAACCGGGAGAGCGCGTTATAGACTTGTGTGCAGCCCCTGGTGGGAAAACCGTGCAAATTGCAACGCGGTTACAGGGAACGGGAATGGTAGTCGCCAATGAAGCCCAAATTTCTCGCCTCTCACAATTACGAGCAATGTTAGATCGCATCGGAGTCTCAAATGTCATGATGAGTAATTATGATGGGACTTCGATTCCGTTGCAAAATCATTCCTTTGATCGCGTGTTGGTCGATGTTCCCTGTTCTGGGGAGGGAACATTGCGGAAAGGAAAAATGACCCGTAAACAGCACCGTCTTCGCTACAGTGAAAAGATTGCGACAACGCAAAAGAAATTATTGCATCGTGCCTTACAACTGGTTAAACCGAATGGGATTATTGTATATAGTACCTGTACCTTTGCCCCAGAAGAAAACGAAGCGGTGATTGATGCGGTATTAGGAGAGCGTGGGATTCTGGAATCGGCTGCAATTTCCCACTTAAAAGGAATGTCAGGGCTGCAACAATGGCAAGGACAAACCTTTCGCAAAGATTTAGTGGAGGCACAACGCTATTTTCCTCATTTTAATGATACAGGGGGATTTTTTGTTGCTCGGATTCGACGCAGTGAAAGTCATTTAGAACCCACAGCAGCCCCTAATGAAGTTTCACGGGAATTTCAACCGCAAGAGGTTGAAAACGCTCGTTATCTCCAATGGTTTTCTGAACGATTTGGAATTGATCCAGATGTTTTTTCTTCGTTCCAGTTATGGAAAAAAGGGCAAGATAAATTTTGGCTAGCTGATTTGAGTTGTCAACCCACATTCGAGGTTGAAATACAAACGTTAGGGATTCCTTTAATGAGAACTAGCTATAAACCCACCACTTGCGCCTTACAACGGTTCGGATCGGATATCACTCGTAACGTTGTTTCTTTAGATGATTTTAGTGCAGTAAAACGCTTTTTCTTAGGAGAATCCCAAGCGATTAACGCCTCGGTAGAATCGGGTTTTGTTCATGTGCGTTATGATCATTATGAATTGGGATGTGGTATCTCTAAAAATGGCTTGCTTCACTCCCAAATTCCAAAAGGCTTACGGCTTAAAATTTTAGCTTGA